Proteins encoded in a region of the Chryseobacterium piperi genome:
- the tenA gene encoding thiaminase II, with protein sequence MKWSEQTWQAIEERYQSILEMPFIKELSDGSLPQEKFRFYMAQDSLYLEHFGRTLSLIAAKINDLQDVLAFMRFAENAIVVENALHESYFKDFGLTGKGILEPACHHYIHFLRSTAAIESVEIAVAAVLPCFWIYREVGNYIYQTQNTINNPYEKWIATYAGEEFSTAVDQAISICDTIAENSTEETKKRMSEAFIMATRMEYYFWEAAYELKKWE encoded by the coding sequence ATGAAATGGTCTGAACAAACCTGGCAAGCAATAGAAGAACGTTATCAATCGATTCTGGAGATGCCTTTTATAAAAGAATTATCGGATGGTAGTTTGCCGCAGGAAAAATTCCGTTTTTATATGGCTCAGGATTCTCTATATCTTGAACATTTCGGCAGAACGTTGTCGCTGATTGCAGCCAAAATCAATGATCTCCAGGATGTGCTTGCTTTTATGAGGTTTGCTGAAAATGCGATCGTCGTAGAAAATGCATTGCACGAATCTTATTTTAAAGATTTCGGGCTTACCGGCAAAGGTATTTTAGAGCCTGCCTGCCATCATTACATTCATTTTTTAAGAAGCACCGCTGCTATTGAGTCTGTAGAGATTGCCGTTGCAGCTGTACTCCCTTGTTTCTGGATTTACCGAGAGGTTGGTAATTACATTTATCAAACTCAAAATACGATCAACAATCCTTATGAAAAATGGATTGCTACTTATGCAGGAGAAGAGTTTTCCACTGCCGTAGACCAGGCTATTTCAATCTGCGATACCATTGCTGAAAACAGTACAGAAGAAACAAAAAAAAGAATGTCAGAAGCTTTCATTATGGCAACCAGAATGGAATATTACTTCTGGGAAGCAGCTTATGAATTAAAGAAATGGGAATAA
- a CDS encoding TonB-dependent receptor plug domain-containing protein translates to MKNRKTIFSASVLFFLGTYAYAQEKDTVKTANVEEVVILGSRSGARSKVDSPVPVDVFNIKESSLVLPQTNISQILNAIAPSFTSTVQTNSDGTDHLDPAQLRGLGPDQVLVLVNGKRRHTSALVNVNGTPGRGTVGTDLNAIPSFAINRIEVLRDGAAAQYGSDAIAGVINLGLKRDTGKLTGQFTYGGNLTPAANDHTGNFDGQNFQVDLNYGNKIGKKGGFYNITWTSQFRNPTSRAGTESGAIFNAYNAIEKRASNDGVNLSSLFTNIGNTPNSQQIVNYIHQYSQDVNYFSQDFQNQIQGANTIGALQGILGANVTDQELAYRGLDRKDFNMQVGQSKLSNHQLFANIEVPINDDWKVYTFGGYSFRQGTSGGFFRRPNQSRTFTAIYPNGYLPQIATDIQDLSLSAGIKGNWDGWNIDFSNTFGQNSFDYNIQNTGNTSLRFASPSEFRAGGLRFSQNTINLDFSKKYDVWQGINIAFGAEHRYENFKITAGEEASYATYDVNGNVWNGTTQRPTDFFGNALPGGSQVFGGFRPENAVNRNRQSVAGYADFEFNFTDWLLVDAAARYENYSDFGSTFNYKLASRVKLDKNLNLRLAGSTGFRAPSIHQIYYNVTSTLFTNSQLLEVGTFSNDSRIAGLLGIPKLKQETSQSASVGFTYRIPSVNLTFTADGYFTKIKNRIILTDQFTRAAVPEDAKIAFDEAGVGAGQFFANAIDTETKGLDVVIAHNARFSDVKLDNSFAMNLNQTRKVGNVHSSGLLESANLENTYFSERSRVFLEEAVPRVKATLSHSLSWKNASFYLRNTYFGKVTGADLVDANGDGIIGPNEHQIISDRVITDISVAYQFTKNVGLTLGVNNVFDIYPTRNLPVSTNNDQFIYSRSTSQFGQNGRYVFTRLNFNF, encoded by the coding sequence ATGAAAAATAGAAAGACAATTTTTTCGGCTTCTGTTTTATTTTTCTTGGGAACATATGCTTATGCACAGGAAAAAGATACAGTAAAGACTGCCAATGTAGAAGAGGTAGTCATATTAGGATCTAGAAGCGGAGCCAGATCAAAAGTCGACAGCCCGGTTCCTGTGGATGTATTTAATATAAAAGAGTCGTCACTGGTTTTACCTCAGACGAACATTTCACAAATTTTAAACGCTATTGCTCCCTCATTTACTTCTACGGTTCAAACGAATTCGGATGGTACGGATCACCTGGACCCTGCACAGCTAAGAGGTTTAGGGCCGGATCAGGTTTTGGTTTTGGTCAATGGAAAAAGACGACATACTTCAGCATTGGTCAACGTTAACGGTACTCCGGGGCGGGGAACAGTAGGAACAGATTTAAATGCAATTCCGTCCTTTGCAATCAACCGGATTGAAGTATTGAGAGATGGTGCTGCTGCGCAGTATGGATCGGATGCAATTGCCGGAGTGATCAATCTTGGATTAAAAAGAGATACCGGTAAGCTGACCGGACAATTTACTTACGGTGGAAACCTGACACCAGCCGCTAATGACCATACTGGAAATTTTGACGGACAGAACTTTCAGGTTGATTTAAACTACGGAAACAAAATAGGGAAGAAAGGTGGTTTTTATAACATTACCTGGACTTCACAATTCAGAAATCCGACTTCCAGAGCCGGAACGGAAAGTGGGGCTATATTTAATGCTTATAATGCTATTGAAAAAAGGGCTTCAAATGATGGGGTTAATTTATCTTCTTTATTTACCAATATAGGAAACACTCCCAATTCTCAGCAGATTGTTAATTATATCCATCAGTATTCACAGGATGTGAACTATTTTTCACAGGATTTTCAAAATCAAATACAAGGAGCTAATACGATTGGAGCGTTGCAGGGGATTTTAGGAGCTAATGTAACGGATCAGGAACTAGCTTACAGAGGGTTAGACCGAAAAGATTTCAATATGCAGGTGGGACAGTCTAAGCTTAGCAACCATCAACTTTTTGCCAATATAGAGGTTCCTATTAATGATGACTGGAAGGTATATACTTTTGGTGGTTACAGTTTCAGACAAGGTACGTCCGGTGGTTTTTTCAGAAGACCGAACCAGAGTAGAACATTTACGGCTATTTATCCTAATGGCTATTTACCTCAGATAGCTACGGATATTCAGGATTTATCACTTTCTGCAGGAATTAAAGGAAACTGGGACGGATGGAATATTGATTTCAGTAATACTTTTGGACAGAACTCCTTTGATTACAATATTCAAAATACAGGAAATACGTCTCTGAGGTTTGCTTCACCAAGCGAATTTAGAGCCGGTGGTCTGAGATTCTCCCAAAATACAATTAACCTGGATTTTTCAAAAAAATATGATGTGTGGCAAGGGATTAATATCGCTTTCGGAGCTGAGCATCGTTATGAGAACTTTAAAATAACTGCAGGGGAAGAGGCATCTTATGCTACTTACGATGTCAACGGGAATGTATGGAATGGCACAACACAACGACCTACTGACTTTTTCGGAAACGCACTTCCGGGAGGGTCTCAGGTTTTTGGAGGGTTCCGACCGGAAAATGCTGTGAATAGAAACAGGCAGTCTGTAGCAGGATATGCTGATTTTGAATTCAACTTTACGGATTGGCTATTGGTTGATGCTGCCGCGAGGTATGAAAACTATTCGGATTTCGGGTCTACTTTCAACTATAAACTGGCATCAAGAGTTAAACTTGATAAAAATTTAAATTTGAGATTAGCCGGATCTACAGGTTTTAGAGCACCGTCTATTCATCAGATCTATTATAATGTAACTTCTACATTATTTACTAATAGTCAGCTTCTGGAAGTTGGAACATTCAGTAATGATTCACGAATTGCCGGATTATTAGGAATTCCAAAATTGAAACAGGAGACTTCTCAATCTGCGAGTGTAGGATTTACCTACAGAATTCCTTCTGTTAATTTAACCTTTACGGCAGATGGATATTTTACCAAAATTAAAAACAGAATTATTCTTACAGATCAATTTACCAGAGCAGCAGTTCCTGAAGATGCGAAAATTGCCTTTGATGAAGCAGGGGTAGGTGCAGGGCAGTTCTTTGCGAATGCTATTGATACGGAAACCAAAGGTTTGGATGTGGTGATTGCTCATAATGCAAGATTTTCTGATGTGAAGCTGGATAATAGCTTTGCCATGAATCTTAATCAGACCAGAAAAGTAGGCAATGTTCATTCATCAGGTTTATTAGAATCTGCTAATCTTGAAAATACTTATTTTTCTGAAAGATCAAGGGTATTTCTGGAAGAAGCTGTTCCAAGAGTGAAAGCGACTTTGTCCCATAGCTTATCTTGGAAGAACGCAAGTTTTTACCTGAGAAATACGTATTTCGGGAAAGTAACCGGCGCTGACCTGGTAGATGCTAATGGTGATGGAATTATTGGGCCTAATGAACATCAGATCATTTCTGATAGAGTAATTACTGACATTTCTGTGGCATATCAGTTTACCAAAAATGTAGGATTAACTTTAGGGGTGAATAACGTATTTGATATTTATCCAACCAGAAACCTTCCGGTATCTACTAATAACGATCAGTTTATTTACTCACGTTCTACTTCGCAGTTTGGACAGAATGGAAGGTACGTTTTCACGAGACTGAATTTTAATTTTTAA
- a CDS encoding ATP-dependent helicase → MDYLKGLNESQYEAVTTLQGPLMVLAGAGSGKTRVLTMRIAHLITNGIDPFNILALTFTNKAAKEMKERIAKVVGQSNARSLWMGTFHSVFARILRGEAHYLGYPSNFTIYDQQDALNVIRKVLKDMNIDADLYKPKKVQARISTYKNNLITVKAYFNNPELVEADEKANMKFIGQIYQKYVEACFKNGAMDFDDLLLKTNELLTRFPEVLAKYQDRFRYILVDEYQDTNHSQYLIVKALASKFENICVVGDDAQSIYSFRGANIYNILNFKKDYPDAVTVSLEQNYRSTQTIVNAANTVIAKNLQQFKKNVFSENEEGDKIKIYRSLSDADEANFVAGNIWELRNRDQRKYNDFAILYRTNSQTRAFEDALRRKNIPYKVYGGLSFYQRKEVKDLIAYLRLLINENDSEALMRIINYPTRGIGETTQNKLIVFADAQNIPVSKVLDNLPMYAPQLGFNNGVLNKLNDFWSMIKAFEVLLKTETAYSVAMEVAKRSGLIKMLKDDQTPEGISRVENVQELMNSMQGFIEEQMQLEDGDPSLSNFLENIALSADTQAKEEEEDMVSLMTIHLSKGLEFPVVHLVGMEENLFPSFMSSATREDLEEERRLFYVALTRAEKQAFFSYAISRFQWGKITDAEPSRFLTEVDDEFIEFINPAMEKRFINHAGIKSNIFDEHPSEVRSFKKVEKKTIEKNENSKPIAEPRKLKPVSTAKIINPSGASSQDIEVGDRVRHDRFGIGEVTFLDGTDPQNIKAKVIFMHEGEKNLILKYAKLTKI, encoded by the coding sequence ATGGACTATTTGAAAGGACTCAATGAATCACAATATGAAGCCGTTACCACTCTACAAGGACCATTGATGGTACTTGCAGGAGCCGGTTCCGGAAAAACGCGTGTGCTTACCATGCGTATTGCCCATCTGATTACGAATGGAATTGATCCTTTTAATATCCTGGCTCTTACCTTTACCAACAAGGCTGCAAAAGAAATGAAAGAACGTATCGCCAAAGTTGTGGGGCAGAGTAATGCAAGAAGCTTATGGATGGGAACCTTTCACTCTGTGTTCGCAAGAATACTAAGGGGTGAAGCTCATTACCTGGGATATCCTTCCAACTTTACCATCTATGATCAGCAGGATGCATTGAATGTGATCAGAAAGGTGCTGAAGGATATGAATATTGATGCAGATCTGTATAAGCCTAAAAAGGTTCAGGCACGAATTTCCACTTATAAAAATAACCTGATCACAGTAAAAGCTTATTTCAACAATCCGGAATTAGTAGAGGCTGATGAAAAAGCAAATATGAAATTTATCGGACAGATCTACCAAAAATATGTGGAAGCCTGTTTCAAAAACGGAGCGATGGATTTTGATGACCTGTTATTAAAAACCAATGAATTGCTGACCCGTTTCCCGGAAGTTTTGGCAAAATATCAGGACCGGTTCAGATATATCCTTGTCGATGAGTACCAGGATACGAACCACTCACAATACCTTATTGTGAAAGCTTTAGCTTCAAAATTTGAAAATATTTGTGTAGTAGGAGATGATGCGCAGTCTATTTATTCATTCCGTGGAGCTAATATCTACAATATCCTGAACTTTAAAAAAGATTATCCGGATGCAGTAACCGTTTCTTTGGAGCAAAACTATCGTTCGACACAGACTATTGTTAATGCAGCCAATACCGTCATTGCAAAGAACCTTCAGCAGTTTAAGAAAAATGTTTTCAGTGAAAATGAAGAAGGGGATAAAATAAAAATTTACCGTTCACTTTCAGATGCTGATGAAGCGAATTTTGTGGCCGGGAACATCTGGGAACTTCGCAACAGAGATCAGAGAAAATATAATGATTTTGCAATTCTATACAGGACCAACTCACAGACCCGGGCTTTTGAAGATGCCCTGAGACGTAAGAATATTCCCTATAAAGTATATGGAGGTTTATCCTTCTACCAAAGAAAAGAGGTGAAAGATCTTATTGCTTATCTTCGCCTTCTGATCAATGAAAATGATTCCGAAGCTTTGATGAGGATCATCAATTATCCTACAAGAGGAATTGGTGAAACTACGCAGAATAAATTAATCGTTTTTGCGGACGCTCAGAATATTCCTGTTTCGAAAGTACTTGATAATCTTCCGATGTATGCACCGCAGCTAGGTTTTAATAACGGAGTTCTTAATAAGCTGAATGATTTTTGGTCGATGATCAAAGCGTTTGAGGTATTATTAAAAACTGAAACAGCCTATAGTGTGGCTATGGAAGTAGCTAAACGAAGTGGTTTGATCAAAATGTTAAAGGACGATCAAACGCCGGAAGGGATTTCCAGAGTAGAGAACGTTCAGGAATTGATGAACTCGATGCAAGGGTTTATTGAAGAACAAATGCAGTTGGAAGATGGAGACCCGAGTTTATCGAACTTCCTTGAAAATATTGCCCTTTCTGCTGATACGCAAGCTAAAGAAGAGGAAGAAGATATGGTTTCCTTAATGACCATTCACCTTTCTAAAGGACTTGAATTCCCGGTTGTACATCTTGTAGGAATGGAAGAAAATCTTTTCCCTAGTTTTATGAGCTCAGCAACCAGAGAAGATCTGGAAGAAGAAAGACGTTTATTTTACGTTGCCTTGACCAGAGCTGAAAAACAAGCCTTTTTCTCTTATGCAATTTCCCGTTTTCAATGGGGGAAAATTACAGATGCTGAGCCATCAAGGTTTTTAACTGAGGTGGATGATGAGTTTATAGAATTCATCAATCCGGCAATGGAAAAAAGATTCATCAACCATGCAGGGATCAAATCCAATATTTTTGATGAACATCCTTCGGAAGTCAGAAGCTTCAAAAAGGTGGAGAAGAAAACGATTGAGAAGAACGAAAATTCAAAACCAATAGCAGAGCCAAGAAAGCTTAAGCCTGTAAGTACCGCTAAAATTATCAATCCAAGCGGAGCATCTTCGCAGGACATTGAAGTAGGAGATAGAGTGAGACATGACCGTTTTGGTATTGGAGAAGTTACTTTCCTGGATGGTACTGATCCACAAAATATCAAGGCAAAAGTAATTTTCATGCACGAAGGAGAGAAAAATCTTATTCTAAAATACGCTAAGCTTACCAAAATTTAA
- a CDS encoding M16 family metallopeptidase, with protein MKKRLLSVAAVAFFGMMLNAQQIKFEEYDLPNGLHVILHQDNTAPVVTTGVMYHVGAKDEVKGRTGFAHFFEHLLFEGTPNIKRGDWFKIVSSNGGQNNANTTNDRTYYYETFPSNNEQLGLWMESERMRHALINQVGVDTQREVVKEEKRLRMDNQPYGNLFSTIQKNLFTNHPYNWPTIGSMEDLNSAKLEEFQAFYKKYYVPNNATLVVAGDIKPEQTKKWIEEYYGGIPKGTIYPKDFPKDAPITQEKEVTATDPNIQLPAYVFAYRTPANKEKDAYVLDMLSSYLSNGKSSVLYKKLVDQEKKALQVAAFNQGLEDYSIFAFFAIPMGQTTKQTLQSDIDAEIKKLQTTLISQEDYQKLQNQFENQFVNQNSSIQGIAASLATNHVLMGNTNLINKEIDIYRSITREDLQNAAKKYLNPNQRIIINYVPEKK; from the coding sequence ATGAAAAAACGACTTCTTTCTGTTGCTGCTGTGGCTTTCTTTGGAATGATGCTGAATGCACAACAAATCAAATTCGAAGAGTATGACTTACCCAATGGTTTGCACGTAATTCTTCATCAGGACAACACAGCACCTGTAGTTACAACAGGGGTAATGTATCATGTAGGTGCTAAAGATGAAGTAAAAGGAAGAACCGGTTTTGCTCATTTCTTCGAGCACTTATTATTTGAAGGAACACCTAATATCAAAAGAGGTGACTGGTTTAAAATTGTTTCTTCCAATGGAGGACAAAATAATGCCAACACTACGAACGACAGAACGTATTATTATGAAACTTTCCCTTCCAACAACGAGCAATTAGGCCTTTGGATGGAATCTGAAAGAATGCGTCATGCGCTAATCAACCAGGTTGGAGTAGATACTCAGAGAGAGGTGGTAAAAGAAGAAAAAAGATTAAGAATGGACAACCAGCCTTACGGAAATCTGTTTTCTACCATCCAAAAAAATCTTTTCACCAATCACCCATATAACTGGCCGACTATCGGATCTATGGAAGATCTGAATTCTGCGAAGCTGGAAGAATTTCAGGCATTCTATAAAAAATATTATGTTCCTAATAATGCTACTTTGGTAGTTGCAGGAGATATTAAGCCTGAACAAACCAAAAAATGGATTGAGGAATATTATGGTGGAATCCCAAAAGGGACTATTTATCCTAAGGACTTCCCGAAAGACGCTCCTATCACACAGGAAAAAGAAGTTACGGCTACAGACCCTAACATCCAGCTTCCTGCGTACGTTTTTGCATACAGAACACCTGCTAATAAAGAGAAAGACGCTTATGTTTTAGATATGCTTTCCTCTTACCTGAGCAATGGAAAATCTTCGGTTTTATACAAAAAACTAGTGGATCAGGAGAAAAAAGCACTTCAGGTAGCTGCGTTCAACCAGGGGCTTGAAGACTATAGTATTTTTGCCTTCTTTGCGATCCCGATGGGACAGACGACAAAGCAAACTTTACAGTCTGATATCGATGCTGAAATCAAAAAGCTACAAACGACTTTAATTTCTCAGGAAGATTATCAGAAACTTCAGAATCAGTTTGAAAACCAGTTTGTAAATCAAAACTCGAGCATTCAGGGAATTGCTGCTTCATTAGCGACAAACCATGTATTGATGGGAAATACCAACCTTATCAATAAGGAAATTGACATCTACAGATCGATCACAAGAGAAGATCTTCAAAATGCTGCTAAAAAGTACCTGAATCCTAATCAAAGAATAATCATTAATTACGTCCCTGAAAAAAAATAA
- a CDS encoding M16 family metallopeptidase, with amino-acid sequence MKKQLTYIAVAFLFTGMLSAQKIDLNAMPKPGPTPAINIAKPKTFQLSNGLTVMVVENNKLPRVSANLSMDRPPYYEGSVTGVSQIMAEQFENGTTNLSKDEFNKKIDYLGANLNFSSGGAFASSLSKYFPEVLGLMADAIINPKFSAEEIQNSKERAIEGLKSDEKNASSIASRVSNALAYGKNTSRGEFETIESINKIQLADVQNTYKKYYTPDNAYLVIVGDVKYDQVKPLIEKAFSGWKKSNTAFTALEPASNVAKTEINIVDVPSAVQSVISVGNLNTLKMKDSNYFPATIANYILGGGGEARLFMNLREKNGFTYGAYSSMSASKYSPEFSAEASVRNEVTDKAVKEFMNELNAISTVKPEELENAKAKLKGSFIMSLEKPETIARFALNQKIQDLPSDFYTNYLKSIDKVTAADVSNAVKSTIYPNQSRIFIAGKASDISEGLEKLGYPVKYFDKEANPVAKPAAQKVDASVTIGSVADKYINAIGGLPAVQKITSISTDATTKVQGMDMTMKMIQAKGGKMAMNISMMGNTVQKIVFDGKDGYMEVQGKKKPLNDKQKAEMGEEKELFPELNFAKSPEYKLAGIEKYNNEDSYVIKGAKNTYYYSVKTGLKTGEVKSGEQGSTPTSYADYKEVSGVKLPHTILQNMGGMDINLAVKSYQINQAKDSDFK; translated from the coding sequence ATGAAAAAGCAATTAACATATATAGCTGTAGCATTTTTATTTACAGGAATGCTTTCCGCACAAAAGATAGATCTTAATGCAATGCCTAAGCCGGGTCCTACTCCTGCTATCAACATTGCAAAGCCAAAAACTTTCCAGTTGTCTAATGGTCTTACGGTAATGGTCGTAGAAAATAACAAGCTGCCAAGAGTAAGTGCTAATCTTTCTATGGACAGACCTCCCTATTATGAAGGAAGTGTAACCGGGGTAAGCCAGATTATGGCTGAACAGTTCGAAAACGGAACTACCAATCTAAGCAAAGATGAATTCAATAAAAAAATTGATTACCTGGGAGCTAACCTTAATTTTTCATCAGGAGGAGCTTTCGCCAGTTCATTATCAAAATATTTCCCGGAAGTTTTAGGACTGATGGCCGATGCTATCATCAACCCTAAATTCTCTGCTGAAGAAATTCAGAATTCTAAAGAAAGAGCTATTGAAGGATTAAAATCAGATGAGAAAAATGCATCATCCATTGCATCGAGAGTTTCCAATGCTTTAGCATATGGAAAAAACACGTCAAGAGGAGAATTTGAAACGATAGAATCTATCAACAAAATTCAGCTGGCTGACGTTCAGAATACCTATAAAAAATATTATACTCCCGACAATGCTTATCTGGTAATCGTGGGAGACGTAAAATATGACCAGGTAAAACCCCTGATTGAAAAAGCATTCAGTGGCTGGAAAAAATCCAATACGGCATTTACAGCTTTAGAACCTGCTTCAAATGTAGCCAAAACAGAAATCAACATTGTTGATGTTCCTTCTGCCGTACAATCTGTAATTTCTGTTGGAAACCTGAATACGTTAAAAATGAAAGATTCCAACTACTTTCCTGCGACGATTGCCAACTACATCTTAGGTGGCGGTGGAGAAGCAAGATTGTTTATGAATCTTCGTGAGAAAAACGGATTCACTTACGGGGCTTATTCAAGCATGAGTGCAAGCAAATATTCACCTGAATTCTCTGCTGAGGCCAGTGTAAGAAACGAAGTGACCGATAAGGCTGTTAAGGAATTTATGAATGAGCTCAATGCAATCTCTACAGTAAAGCCTGAGGAGTTGGAAAATGCAAAAGCTAAATTGAAGGGAAGCTTCATCATGTCTTTAGAAAAGCCGGAAACCATTGCAAGATTTGCTTTAAACCAAAAAATACAGGATCTTCCTTCTGATTTCTATACCAATTATCTGAAATCAATCGATAAGGTTACTGCAGCAGATGTTTCTAATGCGGTAAAATCAACTATTTATCCTAATCAAAGCAGAATTTTCATCGCAGGTAAAGCTTCTGATATTTCTGAAGGATTGGAAAAATTAGGATATCCGGTAAAATACTTTGATAAAGAAGCGAATCCAGTAGCAAAACCTGCAGCTCAAAAAGTAGACGCCAGCGTTACTATCGGATCTGTTGCAGATAAATACATCAATGCTATCGGAGGCCTGCCTGCTGTTCAGAAAATCACCTCGATTTCTACGGATGCTACGACCAAAGTACAGGGAATGGATATGACTATGAAAATGATCCAGGCAAAAGGAGGTAAAATGGCAATGAACATCAGCATGATGGGAAACACCGTACAAAAAATCGTTTTTGACGGTAAAGATGGTTATATGGAAGTTCAAGGTAAAAAAAAGCCTCTAAACGATAAGCAAAAGGCGGAAATGGGAGAAGAAAAAGAACTTTTCCCGGAACTTAATTTCGCCAAATCTCCTGAATATAAATTAGCCGGAATCGAAAAGTATAACAATGAAGATTCTTACGTCATAAAAGGAGCGAAAAACACCTATTATTATAGTGTAAAAACAGGTTTAAAAACCGGAGAGGTAAAATCAGGAGAACAAGGTTCAACCCCAACCAGTTATGCTGATTATAAGGAGGTATCAGGCGTAAAACTGCCTCATACGATTCTTCAGAATATGGGAGGAATGGACATCAACTTAGCCGTAAAATCTTATCAGATCAATCAGGCTAAAGATTCTGATTTTAAATAA
- the secG gene encoding preprotein translocase subunit SecG, giving the protein MDSIFILLMVLIMIASVLLVIIVMAQNPKGGGLSSTFGGASSAQFGVQRTNDFMEKATWTLGATIIVLILLSVVITGKPSQTAPIKVPTQKEAPAKSAPASQTTTPAKTPAK; this is encoded by the coding sequence ATGGATTCTATATTTATACTATTGATGGTTCTTATTATGATTGCTAGCGTTTTACTGGTAATTATTGTTATGGCTCAAAACCCAAAAGGTGGGGGTCTTTCCAGTACTTTCGGAGGTGCATCATCTGCACAGTTTGGAGTACAAAGAACCAATGACTTTATGGAAAAGGCAACATGGACTTTAGGAGCAACAATTATCGTTCTTATACTTTTAAGTGTTGTTATTACAGGAAAGCCATCACAAACGGCTCCTATTAAGGTTCCTACTCAAAAAGAAGCTCCTGCAAAATCTGCTCCGGCTTCTCAAACAACAACGCCAGCTAAGACTCCGGCTAAATAA
- a CDS encoding glycosyltransferase family 2 protein, with the protein MNIQLSIVIVNYNVTRLLRSCLLSIQHYIGDIHYEVIVIDNASTDTSWKELITEFPDFHFIASEQNEGFSKANNKAIETAKGDYLLILNPDTELEGSYIKEILEFANDQPKFGCLGVRMHDAKGNFLPESKRSVPDMFNSFEKLFVNFKNNNSKSYYRNDIGEYDIDEVEVITGAFFLVKKDIYKKAGGLDEAYFMYGEDIDLCYTLLNQGLKNYYYGKASILHHKGESTVKDEVYLERFYGAMQIFISKYYKEAKPIQYSFLKAGLKLRHQIEKIKLK; encoded by the coding sequence ATGAATATACAGCTGTCCATTGTCATTGTTAATTATAACGTTACCCGATTATTAAGGAGTTGCCTTTTATCTATTCAACATTATATAGGTGATATTCATTATGAGGTCATTGTTATCGATAATGCCTCTACGGACACTTCATGGAAAGAGCTGATTACTGAATTTCCGGATTTTCATTTTATTGCCTCTGAACAGAATGAGGGATTTTCAAAAGCCAATAACAAAGCTATTGAAACCGCTAAAGGAGATTATCTTTTAATTTTAAATCCGGATACTGAGCTTGAGGGATCATATATAAAAGAAATCCTTGAGTTTGCCAATGATCAACCGAAATTTGGGTGTTTAGGAGTAAGAATGCATGATGCAAAAGGAAATTTTCTACCCGAAAGCAAACGGTCGGTTCCCGATATGTTTAACTCCTTTGAGAAGCTGTTTGTTAATTTTAAAAATAACAATTCAAAATCGTATTACCGTAATGATATTGGGGAATATGATATTGATGAAGTGGAAGTCATTACGGGAGCTTTTTTTCTCGTTAAAAAAGATATCTATAAAAAAGCAGGAGGATTAGACGAAGCGTATTTTATGTATGGGGAAGATATTGACCTGTGTTATACCTTACTGAACCAAGGATTAAAAAATTATTATTATGGCAAGGCATCAATCCTTCATCATAAGGGAGAAAGTACTGTAAAAGATGAGGTATATCTGGAAAGGTTCTATGGTGCGATGCAAATTTTTATCAGCAAGTACTACAAAGAAGCCAAGCCTATTCAGTATTCTTTTTTAAAAGCAGGTTTGAAACTTCGCCACCAAATAGAAAAGATCAAACTGAAATAA
- the recR gene encoding recombination mediator RecR: MDYPSKVLAKAVDEISGLPGIGRKTALRLALHLLKQPNSRAVSLGNSLINLVNEIKYCKECHNFSDFDICEICSSPKRNDELICIVEDVRDVIAIENTGKYTGKYLILGGKISPMEGVGPNQLNIPSIERKLNSGKVREFIFALSATMEGDTTAYYIYKKFKSFNVNFSSIARGISVGDELEYADEISLGRSIINRLPYNEKD; encoded by the coding sequence ATGGATTACCCAAGTAAAGTTTTGGCAAAAGCAGTGGATGAGATTTCAGGACTTCCCGGAATTGGCCGGAAGACTGCTTTGCGTTTAGCGCTTCACTTACTGAAACAACCCAATTCCAGAGCGGTAAGTCTCGGAAACTCTCTGATCAATCTTGTGAACGAAATCAAGTACTGTAAAGAATGTCATAATTTTTCTGATTTTGATATTTGTGAAATATGCAGCAGTCCTAAAAGAAATGATGAGCTGATCTGTATTGTGGAGGATGTTCGGGATGTGATCGCTATTGAAAATACCGGAAAGTATACCGGGAAGTATCTTATTTTGGGAGGCAAGATTTCACCTATGGAAGGTGTAGGTCCTAATCAATTGAATATCCCAAGCATAGAAAGAAAGTTGAATTCCGGCAAAGTAAGGGAGTTTATTTTCGCTTTAAGTGCAACCATGGAAGGAGATACTACTGCGTACTATATTTATAAAAAGTTTAAAAGTTTTAATGTAAATTTCTCAAGTATCGCAAGGGGGATTTCAGTAGGGGATGAACTGGAGTATGCCGATGAAATTTCTTTGGGAAGATCCATCATCAACCGTCTTCCTTATAACGAAAAGGATTAA